Proteins from one Portunus trituberculatus isolate SZX2019 chromosome 38, ASM1759143v1, whole genome shotgun sequence genomic window:
- the LOC123515000 gene encoding TBC1 domain family member 5-like isoform X2 → MERFRPLIAQSSNFIDPLTAGLSKDDDTVSVGEEPTNYLSSGASSDQLSLRREDHFSASQPPRLLGGGLPYSAEWAEVCRCVGTPVIQNLGRSGEMRASRFRSVCWMVYLQILPDNHTNWLNVIREERENYETIRLRLMVTPGSHSDEALDPLLNNPLSQDQESPWNQYFEDSELKKLIRQDVVRTFPEVEFFQSTRIRDLMVTVLFCYARQHPQVGYRQGMHEVLAPLIFVLHCDHQAHQHAHEVDPAPNVLQELMDEAYLEHDAFALFEGVMKGLEPWYIVLEHSANPNPRSSMLNAQPFARPQDVGPTNQLVQKLTTIHDTLLQKHDSALYTHLARLEIPPQIYGIRWIRLLFGREFPLQDLLMVWDAIFSDIQPAFPLVDYLTIAMLIFIREPLLSGDYTTCLKFLMRYPAAADVQYIIQLALHLRNPKYPRPPGYSGLASLHLPTVGGRPDVHRGPQQVAASSSIARSSSVPRTQQGATPKTSDSSEEAPTYGSTVRRLSSPNAFTDPLNAAVIFSNSESKSSNTRTSRGEGGRTLDNSSNNVNSSSAPGTSNRASMVVSGLVRFGGKLGRPRELPVSRHLSIQSPSTPPASTTTEHTAFMTSQVQSVSSASTMKELAVVRSKSVPEGEKEVAPCKLISTQSSEDSEEESSEKKPSTEPESEVRKDTYIPVLVKSLSVEDLSAVCLGCAMNLSHHTATLKTRLEQLNVQPDITLRTALDGISEVIDTLSSVQTQVKTSSSSSTSNGQSDGTPALGQSRAQTHPSTS, encoded by the exons ACCCACTGACTGCTGGCCTATCCAAGGATGATGATACGGTGTCAGTAGGTGAGGAGCCCACCAACTACCTCAGTTCAG GGGCCAGCAGTGACCAACTTAGTTTACGTAGGGAGGACCACTTTAGTGCTAGCCAACCTCCTCGGTTACTTGGTGGCGGACTGCCCTACAGTGCTGAGTGGGCTGAAGTGTGTCGCTGTGTTGGGACACCAGTGATTCAAAATTTGGGTCGGAGCGGAGAAATGAGAGCCAGCAGGTTCCGATCAGTTTGCTGGATGGTCTATCTCCAGATTCTACCTGACAATCACACAAAT TGGCTGAACGTGATCAGAGAGGAACGAGAAAACTATGAAACCATCAGACTGCGGTTAATGGTAACACCAGGCAGCCACAGTGATGAGGCACTAGACCCTCTACTGAACAACCCTCTTTCCCAGGACCAGGAG AGTCCTTGGAACCAGTATTTTGAGGACTCAGAACTGAAGAAGCTCATCAGACAGGATGTGGTGCGCACTTTCCCTGAAGTGGAGTTTTTCCAGTCCACTCGCATCCGAGATCTGATGGTGACAGTCCTCTTCTGTTATGCTCGGCAGCACCCTCAGGTTGGCTATAGACAG GGAATGCATGAGGTTCTGGCACCACTGATTTTTGTACTTCACTGTGACCACCAGGCCCACCAGCATGCTCACGAGGTCGATCCAGCTCC GAATGTGCTTCAGGAGTTAATGGATGAAGCATACTTGGAGCATGATGCCTT TGCATTATTTGAAGGTGTGATGAAGGGGCTGGAGCCATGGTACATTGTTTTAGAGCATTCTGCCAACCCTAACCCTCGCTCCTCCATGCTCAATGCCCAGCCATTTGCACGTCCACAG GATGTGGGTCCCACCAACCAGTTAGTCCAGAAGCTGACGACCATCCATGACACACTGTTGCAGAAGCATGACTCAGCACTGTACACTCACCTGGCCCGCCTTGAAATACCACCACAGATATATGGCAT CCGTTGGATTCGTCTTCTGTTTGGACGAGAATTTCCTCTGCAGGACCTCCTCATGGTATGGGATGCCATCTTCTCAGACATCCAACCTGCATTTCCCCTAGTGGACTACCTCACTATAGCCATGCTGATCTTCATTAGGGAGCCAT TATTATCTGGTGATTATACAACCTGCCTCAAGTTCTTGATGCGCTACCCCGCAGCGGCTGATGTCCAATACATTATTCAACTTGCTCTTCACCTTCGTAACCCCAAG TACCCCAGGCCACCAGGTTACTCTGGTTTGGCTTCCCTCCACTTACCCACAGTGGGTGGTCGCCCAGATGTGCATCGTGGTCCCCAGCAAGTAGCAGCATCATCCAGCATTGCCCGGTCATCCAGTGTACCACGCACCCAGCAAGGGGCAACACCAAAGACCAGTGATTCCTCAGAGGAGGCCCCAACCTATGGCAGTACAGTGCGAAGACTCTCCTCTCCCAATGCCTTTACTGATCCTCTCAATG CGGCTGTGATCTTCAGTAATAGTGAAAGTAAAAGTAGCAACACACGAACCagtagaggtgaaggaggaagaaccttagacaatagcagcaacaatgTGAACAGTAGCAGTGCACCTGGGACCAGCAACCGTGCCAGCATGGTGGTGTCAGGGTTGGTGAGATTTGGAGGCAAGCTTGGCCGTCCCAGGGAGTTACCTGTTTCTCGACACCTTTCCATCCAGTCTCCTTCTACTCCACCAGCCAGCACAACTACTGAACACA CTGCATTCATGACTTCTCAAGTACAAAGTGTTTCATCAGCATCAACTATGAAAGAACTTGCTGTGGTAAGAAGCAAATCAGTaccagaaggagagaaggaggtggcaCCTTGCAAGCTTATCAGTACACAATCCTCTGAGGACAGTGAAGAAGAGAGCTCTGAAAAGAAACCCTCAACTGAACCAGAGTCAGAGGTGAGGAAAGATACTTACATCCCAGTGCTTGTGAAG AGTCTGAGTGTTGAAGATTTGTCAGCTGTGTGTCTTGGCTGTGCCATGAACCTCTCTCATCACACAGCCACTCTTAAGACAAGACTGGAGCAGCTCAACGTGCAACCAGATATTACCTTACGTACTGCTCTAGATGGCATCTCTGAG GTGATAGATACTCTGTCAAGTGTGCAAACTCAAGTAAAAACTtcaagcagtagtagtacatcCAATGGGCAGAGTGATGGGACTCCAGCTCTTGGCCAGTCTAGAGCTCAGACTCATCCTTCCACCTCATGA
- the LOC123515000 gene encoding TBC1 domain family member 5-like isoform X8: MVTPGSHSDEALDPLLNNPLSQDQESPWNQYFEDSELKKLIRQDVVRTFPEVEFFQSTRIRDLMVTVLFCYARQHPQVGYRQGMHEVLAPLIFVLHCDHQAHQHAHEVDPAPNVLQELMDEAYLEHDAFALFEGVMKGLEPWYIVLEHSANPNPRSSMLNAQPFARPQDVGPTNQLVQKLTTIHDTLLQKHDSALYTHLARLEIPPQIYGIRWIRLLFGREFPLQDLLMVWDAIFSDIQPAFPLVDYLTIAMLIFIREPLLSGDYTTCLKFLMRYPAAADVQYIIQLALHLRNPKQYPRPPGYSGLASLHLPTVGGRPDVHRGPQQVAASSSIARSSSVPRTQQGATPKTSDSSEEAPTYGSTVRRLSSPNAFTDPLNAAVIFSNSESKSSNTRTSRGEGGRTLDNSSNNVNSSSAPGTSNRASMVVSGLVRFGGKLGRPRELPVSRHLSIQSPSTPPASTTTEHTAFMTSQVQSVSSASTMKELAVVRSKSVPEGEKEVAPCKLISTQSSEDSEEESSEKKPSTEPESEVRKDTYIPVLVKSLSVEDLSAVCLGCAMNLSHHTATLKTRLEQLNVQPDITLRTALDGISEVIDTLSSVQTQVKTSSSSSTSNGQSDGTPALGQSRAQTHPSTS, from the exons ATGGTAACACCAGGCAGCCACAGTGATGAGGCACTAGACCCTCTACTGAACAACCCTCTTTCCCAGGACCAGGAG AGTCCTTGGAACCAGTATTTTGAGGACTCAGAACTGAAGAAGCTCATCAGACAGGATGTGGTGCGCACTTTCCCTGAAGTGGAGTTTTTCCAGTCCACTCGCATCCGAGATCTGATGGTGACAGTCCTCTTCTGTTATGCTCGGCAGCACCCTCAGGTTGGCTATAGACAG GGAATGCATGAGGTTCTGGCACCACTGATTTTTGTACTTCACTGTGACCACCAGGCCCACCAGCATGCTCACGAGGTCGATCCAGCTCC GAATGTGCTTCAGGAGTTAATGGATGAAGCATACTTGGAGCATGATGCCTT TGCATTATTTGAAGGTGTGATGAAGGGGCTGGAGCCATGGTACATTGTTTTAGAGCATTCTGCCAACCCTAACCCTCGCTCCTCCATGCTCAATGCCCAGCCATTTGCACGTCCACAG GATGTGGGTCCCACCAACCAGTTAGTCCAGAAGCTGACGACCATCCATGACACACTGTTGCAGAAGCATGACTCAGCACTGTACACTCACCTGGCCCGCCTTGAAATACCACCACAGATATATGGCAT CCGTTGGATTCGTCTTCTGTTTGGACGAGAATTTCCTCTGCAGGACCTCCTCATGGTATGGGATGCCATCTTCTCAGACATCCAACCTGCATTTCCCCTAGTGGACTACCTCACTATAGCCATGCTGATCTTCATTAGGGAGCCAT TATTATCTGGTGATTATACAACCTGCCTCAAGTTCTTGATGCGCTACCCCGCAGCGGCTGATGTCCAATACATTATTCAACTTGCTCTTCACCTTCGTAACCCCAAG CAGTACCCCAGGCCACCAGGTTACTCTGGTTTGGCTTCCCTCCACTTACCCACAGTGGGTGGTCGCCCAGATGTGCATCGTGGTCCCCAGCAAGTAGCAGCATCATCCAGCATTGCCCGGTCATCCAGTGTACCACGCACCCAGCAAGGGGCAACACCAAAGACCAGTGATTCCTCAGAGGAGGCCCCAACCTATGGCAGTACAGTGCGAAGACTCTCCTCTCCCAATGCCTTTACTGATCCTCTCAATG CGGCTGTGATCTTCAGTAATAGTGAAAGTAAAAGTAGCAACACACGAACCagtagaggtgaaggaggaagaaccttagacaatagcagcaacaatgTGAACAGTAGCAGTGCACCTGGGACCAGCAACCGTGCCAGCATGGTGGTGTCAGGGTTGGTGAGATTTGGAGGCAAGCTTGGCCGTCCCAGGGAGTTACCTGTTTCTCGACACCTTTCCATCCAGTCTCCTTCTACTCCACCAGCCAGCACAACTACTGAACACA CTGCATTCATGACTTCTCAAGTACAAAGTGTTTCATCAGCATCAACTATGAAAGAACTTGCTGTGGTAAGAAGCAAATCAGTaccagaaggagagaaggaggtggcaCCTTGCAAGCTTATCAGTACACAATCCTCTGAGGACAGTGAAGAAGAGAGCTCTGAAAAGAAACCCTCAACTGAACCAGAGTCAGAGGTGAGGAAAGATACTTACATCCCAGTGCTTGTGAAG AGTCTGAGTGTTGAAGATTTGTCAGCTGTGTGTCTTGGCTGTGCCATGAACCTCTCTCATCACACAGCCACTCTTAAGACAAGACTGGAGCAGCTCAACGTGCAACCAGATATTACCTTACGTACTGCTCTAGATGGCATCTCTGAG GTGATAGATACTCTGTCAAGTGTGCAAACTCAAGTAAAAACTtcaagcagtagtagtacatcCAATGGGCAGAGTGATGGGACTCCAGCTCTTGGCCAGTCTAGAGCTCAGACTCATCCTTCCACCTCATGA
- the LOC123515000 gene encoding TBC1 domain family member 5-like isoform X7, translated as MRASRFRSVCWMVYLQILPDNHTNWLNVIREERENYETIRLRLMVTPGSHSDEALDPLLNNPLSQDQESPWNQYFEDSELKKLIRQDVVRTFPEVEFFQSTRIRDLMVTVLFCYARQHPQVGYRQGMHEVLAPLIFVLHCDHQAHQHAHEVDPAPNVLQELMDEAYLEHDAFALFEGVMKGLEPWYIVLEHSANPNPRSSMLNAQPFARPQDVGPTNQLVQKLTTIHDTLLQKHDSALYTHLARLEIPPQIYGIRWIRLLFGREFPLQDLLMVWDAIFSDIQPAFPLVDYLTIAMLIFIREPLLSGDYTTCLKFLMRYPAAADVQYIIQLALHLRNPKQYPRPPGYSGLASLHLPTVGGRPDVHRGPQQVAASSSIARSSSVPRTQQGATPKTSDSSEEAPTYGSTVRRLSSPNAFTDPLNAAVIFSNSESKSSNTRTSRGEGGRTLDNSSNNVNSSSAPGTSNRASMVVSGLVRFGGKLGRPRELPVSRHLSIQSPSTPPASTTTEHTAFMTSQVQSVSSASTMKELAVVRSKSVPEGEKEVAPCKLISTQSSEDSEEESSEKKPSTEPESEVRKDTYIPVLVKSLSVEDLSAVCLGCAMNLSHHTATLKTRLEQLNVQPDITLRTALDGISEVIDTLSSVQTQVKTSSSSSTSNGQSDGTPALGQSRAQTHPSTS; from the exons ATGAGAGCCAGCAGGTTCCGATCAGTTTGCTGGATGGTCTATCTCCAGATTCTACCTGACAATCACACAAAT TGGCTGAACGTGATCAGAGAGGAACGAGAAAACTATGAAACCATCAGACTGCGGTTAATGGTAACACCAGGCAGCCACAGTGATGAGGCACTAGACCCTCTACTGAACAACCCTCTTTCCCAGGACCAGGAG AGTCCTTGGAACCAGTATTTTGAGGACTCAGAACTGAAGAAGCTCATCAGACAGGATGTGGTGCGCACTTTCCCTGAAGTGGAGTTTTTCCAGTCCACTCGCATCCGAGATCTGATGGTGACAGTCCTCTTCTGTTATGCTCGGCAGCACCCTCAGGTTGGCTATAGACAG GGAATGCATGAGGTTCTGGCACCACTGATTTTTGTACTTCACTGTGACCACCAGGCCCACCAGCATGCTCACGAGGTCGATCCAGCTCC GAATGTGCTTCAGGAGTTAATGGATGAAGCATACTTGGAGCATGATGCCTT TGCATTATTTGAAGGTGTGATGAAGGGGCTGGAGCCATGGTACATTGTTTTAGAGCATTCTGCCAACCCTAACCCTCGCTCCTCCATGCTCAATGCCCAGCCATTTGCACGTCCACAG GATGTGGGTCCCACCAACCAGTTAGTCCAGAAGCTGACGACCATCCATGACACACTGTTGCAGAAGCATGACTCAGCACTGTACACTCACCTGGCCCGCCTTGAAATACCACCACAGATATATGGCAT CCGTTGGATTCGTCTTCTGTTTGGACGAGAATTTCCTCTGCAGGACCTCCTCATGGTATGGGATGCCATCTTCTCAGACATCCAACCTGCATTTCCCCTAGTGGACTACCTCACTATAGCCATGCTGATCTTCATTAGGGAGCCAT TATTATCTGGTGATTATACAACCTGCCTCAAGTTCTTGATGCGCTACCCCGCAGCGGCTGATGTCCAATACATTATTCAACTTGCTCTTCACCTTCGTAACCCCAAG CAGTACCCCAGGCCACCAGGTTACTCTGGTTTGGCTTCCCTCCACTTACCCACAGTGGGTGGTCGCCCAGATGTGCATCGTGGTCCCCAGCAAGTAGCAGCATCATCCAGCATTGCCCGGTCATCCAGTGTACCACGCACCCAGCAAGGGGCAACACCAAAGACCAGTGATTCCTCAGAGGAGGCCCCAACCTATGGCAGTACAGTGCGAAGACTCTCCTCTCCCAATGCCTTTACTGATCCTCTCAATG CGGCTGTGATCTTCAGTAATAGTGAAAGTAAAAGTAGCAACACACGAACCagtagaggtgaaggaggaagaaccttagacaatagcagcaacaatgTGAACAGTAGCAGTGCACCTGGGACCAGCAACCGTGCCAGCATGGTGGTGTCAGGGTTGGTGAGATTTGGAGGCAAGCTTGGCCGTCCCAGGGAGTTACCTGTTTCTCGACACCTTTCCATCCAGTCTCCTTCTACTCCACCAGCCAGCACAACTACTGAACACA CTGCATTCATGACTTCTCAAGTACAAAGTGTTTCATCAGCATCAACTATGAAAGAACTTGCTGTGGTAAGAAGCAAATCAGTaccagaaggagagaaggaggtggcaCCTTGCAAGCTTATCAGTACACAATCCTCTGAGGACAGTGAAGAAGAGAGCTCTGAAAAGAAACCCTCAACTGAACCAGAGTCAGAGGTGAGGAAAGATACTTACATCCCAGTGCTTGTGAAG AGTCTGAGTGTTGAAGATTTGTCAGCTGTGTGTCTTGGCTGTGCCATGAACCTCTCTCATCACACAGCCACTCTTAAGACAAGACTGGAGCAGCTCAACGTGCAACCAGATATTACCTTACGTACTGCTCTAGATGGCATCTCTGAG GTGATAGATACTCTGTCAAGTGTGCAAACTCAAGTAAAAACTtcaagcagtagtagtacatcCAATGGGCAGAGTGATGGGACTCCAGCTCTTGGCCAGTCTAGAGCTCAGACTCATCCTTCCACCTCATGA
- the LOC123515000 gene encoding TBC1 domain family member 5-like isoform X3 — MERFRPLIAQSSNFIDPLTAGLSKDDDTVSVGEEPTNYLSSGASSDQLSLRREDHFSASQPPRLLGGGLPYSAEWAEVCRCVGTPVIQNLGRSGEMRASRFRSVCWMVYLQILPDNHTNWLNVIREERENYETIRLRLMVTPGSHSDEALDPLLNNPLSQDQESPWNQYFEDSELKKLIRQDVVRTFPEVEFFQSTRIRDLMVTVLFCYARQHPQVGYRQGMHEVLAPLIFVLHCDHQAHQHAHEVDPAPNVLQELMDEAYLEHDAFALFEGVMKGLEPWYIVLEHSANPNPRSSMLNAQPFARPQDVGPTNQLVQKLTTIHDTLLQKHDSALYTHLARLEIPPQIYGIRWIRLLFGREFPLQDLLMVWDAIFSDIQPAFPLVDYLTIAMLIFIREPLLSGDYTTCLKFLMRYPAAADVQYIIQLALHLRNPKQYPRPPGYSGLASLHLPTVGGRPDVHRGPQQVAASSSIARSSSVPRTQQGATPKTSDSSEEAPTYGSTVRRLSSPNAFTDPLNAAVIFSNSESKSSNTRTSRGEGGRTLDNSSNNVNSSSAPGTSNRASMVVSGLVRFGGKLGRPRELPVSRHLSIQSPSTPPASTTTEHTAFMTSQVQSVSSASTMKELAVVRSKSVPEGEKEVAPCKLISTQSSEDSEEESSEKKPSTEPESESLSVEDLSAVCLGCAMNLSHHTATLKTRLEQLNVQPDITLRTALDGISEVIDTLSSVQTQVKTSSSSSTSNGQSDGTPALGQSRAQTHPSTS, encoded by the exons ACCCACTGACTGCTGGCCTATCCAAGGATGATGATACGGTGTCAGTAGGTGAGGAGCCCACCAACTACCTCAGTTCAG GGGCCAGCAGTGACCAACTTAGTTTACGTAGGGAGGACCACTTTAGTGCTAGCCAACCTCCTCGGTTACTTGGTGGCGGACTGCCCTACAGTGCTGAGTGGGCTGAAGTGTGTCGCTGTGTTGGGACACCAGTGATTCAAAATTTGGGTCGGAGCGGAGAAATGAGAGCCAGCAGGTTCCGATCAGTTTGCTGGATGGTCTATCTCCAGATTCTACCTGACAATCACACAAAT TGGCTGAACGTGATCAGAGAGGAACGAGAAAACTATGAAACCATCAGACTGCGGTTAATGGTAACACCAGGCAGCCACAGTGATGAGGCACTAGACCCTCTACTGAACAACCCTCTTTCCCAGGACCAGGAG AGTCCTTGGAACCAGTATTTTGAGGACTCAGAACTGAAGAAGCTCATCAGACAGGATGTGGTGCGCACTTTCCCTGAAGTGGAGTTTTTCCAGTCCACTCGCATCCGAGATCTGATGGTGACAGTCCTCTTCTGTTATGCTCGGCAGCACCCTCAGGTTGGCTATAGACAG GGAATGCATGAGGTTCTGGCACCACTGATTTTTGTACTTCACTGTGACCACCAGGCCCACCAGCATGCTCACGAGGTCGATCCAGCTCC GAATGTGCTTCAGGAGTTAATGGATGAAGCATACTTGGAGCATGATGCCTT TGCATTATTTGAAGGTGTGATGAAGGGGCTGGAGCCATGGTACATTGTTTTAGAGCATTCTGCCAACCCTAACCCTCGCTCCTCCATGCTCAATGCCCAGCCATTTGCACGTCCACAG GATGTGGGTCCCACCAACCAGTTAGTCCAGAAGCTGACGACCATCCATGACACACTGTTGCAGAAGCATGACTCAGCACTGTACACTCACCTGGCCCGCCTTGAAATACCACCACAGATATATGGCAT CCGTTGGATTCGTCTTCTGTTTGGACGAGAATTTCCTCTGCAGGACCTCCTCATGGTATGGGATGCCATCTTCTCAGACATCCAACCTGCATTTCCCCTAGTGGACTACCTCACTATAGCCATGCTGATCTTCATTAGGGAGCCAT TATTATCTGGTGATTATACAACCTGCCTCAAGTTCTTGATGCGCTACCCCGCAGCGGCTGATGTCCAATACATTATTCAACTTGCTCTTCACCTTCGTAACCCCAAG CAGTACCCCAGGCCACCAGGTTACTCTGGTTTGGCTTCCCTCCACTTACCCACAGTGGGTGGTCGCCCAGATGTGCATCGTGGTCCCCAGCAAGTAGCAGCATCATCCAGCATTGCCCGGTCATCCAGTGTACCACGCACCCAGCAAGGGGCAACACCAAAGACCAGTGATTCCTCAGAGGAGGCCCCAACCTATGGCAGTACAGTGCGAAGACTCTCCTCTCCCAATGCCTTTACTGATCCTCTCAATG CGGCTGTGATCTTCAGTAATAGTGAAAGTAAAAGTAGCAACACACGAACCagtagaggtgaaggaggaagaaccttagacaatagcagcaacaatgTGAACAGTAGCAGTGCACCTGGGACCAGCAACCGTGCCAGCATGGTGGTGTCAGGGTTGGTGAGATTTGGAGGCAAGCTTGGCCGTCCCAGGGAGTTACCTGTTTCTCGACACCTTTCCATCCAGTCTCCTTCTACTCCACCAGCCAGCACAACTACTGAACACA CTGCATTCATGACTTCTCAAGTACAAAGTGTTTCATCAGCATCAACTATGAAAGAACTTGCTGTGGTAAGAAGCAAATCAGTaccagaaggagagaaggaggtggcaCCTTGCAAGCTTATCAGTACACAATCCTCTGAGGACAGTGAAGAAGAGAGCTCTGAAAAGAAACCCTCAACTGAACCAGAGTCAGAG AGTCTGAGTGTTGAAGATTTGTCAGCTGTGTGTCTTGGCTGTGCCATGAACCTCTCTCATCACACAGCCACTCTTAAGACAAGACTGGAGCAGCTCAACGTGCAACCAGATATTACCTTACGTACTGCTCTAGATGGCATCTCTGAG GTGATAGATACTCTGTCAAGTGTGCAAACTCAAGTAAAAACTtcaagcagtagtagtacatcCAATGGGCAGAGTGATGGGACTCCAGCTCTTGGCCAGTCTAGAGCTCAGACTCATCCTTCCACCTCATGA